A stretch of Phragmites australis chromosome 12, lpPhrAust1.1, whole genome shotgun sequence DNA encodes these proteins:
- the LOC133886340 gene encoding uncharacterized protein LOC133886340, whose product MPGYTLPLGQVELPVTFGSHDNFRTENVVFGVAEVPLPYNVILRHPALARFMVATNYTYITVNMPGPTDPIFVPAETGNTVSCAEQLYSALASASAKVEGHSGGPGPSSFKSRLVIDASVPTKKVALGTDPSKVTRIGVDLDTKLESMLVAFLGANTDVFAWQPSDIPQTNGP is encoded by the coding sequence ATGCCGGGGTACACCctccccctcgggcaggtcgagttgcccgtcaccttcgggaGCCATGACAACtttcggacggagaacgtcgtATTCGGCGTTGCggaggtccctctcccctacaatgtGATCCTCAGGCACCCGGCGCTCGCCAGGTTTATGGTGGCAACAAACTACACCTACATCACCGTGAATATGCCAGGCCCGACCGACCCCATCTTCGTGCCCGCCGAAACCGGCAacaccgtctcctgcgccgagcagctgtACTCGGCCTTGGCCTCTGCCAGCGCCAAGGTCGAAGGACACTCGGGGGGTCCAGGACCCTCTTCGTTCAAGTCACGACTCGTCATCGACGCCTCTGTCCCCACTAAGAAGGTCGCGCTGGGCACAGACCCGTCTAAGGTCACCAGAATCGGTGTTGACCTGGACACCAAATTGGAAAGCatgctcgtcgccttcctcggAGCTAACActgatgtgtttgcatggcagccgtcggaTATACCCCAGACGAACGGCCCATGA
- the LOC133887536 gene encoding probable O-methyltransferase 2 → MAAESQTIVVPTDAELLQAQADLWRHSLYYLTSMAIKCAVELHIPTAIYNLGGATSLPDLITALSLPPAKLPFLRRIMRLLVTSGIFASDSNAEVETFRLNPLSWLLVEGVEAEDHTYQKYFVLAAVSRHYVEAGLSLANWFKKDLAPPVPSPFEDLHGVPLLHENTPLLDKELDRIVNEGLAAHDNLAIGTIIRECHDLFKGLQSLTDCCGDGTTVSAIMKAFPHIKCTVLDIPKVIKTTPADAVNYGAGDMFKFVPPAQAVMLKLVLHFWNDEDCVKILEQCRKAIPSREEGGKVIIIEIVLSPSMGPIMYEAQLLVDMVMMVNTRGRQRDENDWREIFMKAGFSDYKIVKKIGARGIIEVYP, encoded by the exons ATGGCGGCTGAGTCTCAGACCATCGTTGTTCCCACTGATGCTGAGCTGCTGCAGGCTCAAGCTGACCTTTGGCGCCACAGCCTCTACTACCTCACCTCCATGGCAATCAAGTGCGCCGTCGAGCTTCACATCCCAACTGCCATCTATAATCTTGGAGGGGCTACATCGCTTCCTGACCTGATAACCGCGCTGTCCCTCCCCCCAGCCAAGCTTCCATTCCTCCGCCGCATAATGCGGTTGCTGGTCACGTCGGGCATCTTCGCGTCTGACAGCAATGCCGAGGTAGAGACCTTCCGCCTCAATCCACTCTCCTGGCTCCTGGTGGAAGGTGTGGAAGCGGAAGACCACACCTATCAGAAATACTTCGTGCTCGCCGCGGTTTCACGGCATTATGTTGAGGCGGGGTTGTCTCTGGCTAACTGGTTCAAGAAGGATTTGGCGCCACCAGTGCCGTCGCCATTCGAGGATTTACATGGTGTGCCACTCCTTCACGAGAATACGCCGCTCCTGGACAAGGAACTTGATAGGATTGTCAATGAAGGCCTGGCAGCACACGACAATTTGGCAATTGGAACAATAATTCGGGAGTGCCATGATCTTTTCAAGGGGCTGCAATCACTGACTGACTGCTGTGGTGATGGCACGACTGTGAGTGCTATCATGAAGGCGTTCCCTCACATCAAGTGCACTGTGCTGGACATTCCAAAGGTTATTAAGACCACACCAGCTGATGCCGTTAACTATGGCGCGGGGGACATGTTCAAGTTTGTCCCACCTGCCCAAGCTGTGATGCTCAAG CTTGTACTGCACTTCTGGAACGATGAGGATTGCGTGAAGATCCTGGAGCAATGCAGGAAAGCAATTCCTTCCCGAGAAGAGGGAGGGAAGGTGATCATTATAGAAATAGTTCTTAGCCCTTCGATGGGGCCAATAATGTACGAAGCTCAACTCCTGGTGGACATGGTCATGATGGTGAATACTAGAGGCAGGCAGCGGGACGAAAATGACTGGCGCGAGATCTTTATGAAAGCAGGTTTCTCCGACTATAAGATCGTTAAGAAAATAGGAGCTCGTGGCATCATCGAGGTTTACCCGTAA